In Catenulispora sp. EB89, the genomic window GTGATGGAGGGCATCCCGCTGTGGCACGAGCGCGACATCTCGCACTCGTCCACCGAGCGCATCGCACTGCCGGACGCCTCGATCGCACTGGACTACATGCTCAACCTGACCATTCGTCTGATGAGCGGACTGGTGGTCAACGCCGACCGCATGCGCGCCAACCTGGACTCCACCGGCGGTCTGGTCTACAGCTCCACGGTGCTGCTGGAACTGGTCGAGATGGGCCTGGAGCGCGACACCCAGGCCTACCCGCTGACCCAGCGCGCGTCGATGAAGACCTGGGAGACCGGCCGGCCGTTCCGCGAGACGCTGCGCGCGGAGGCCGATGCCGCCGGGCTGGCCATCGACGAGGCGCGGCTGGACGAGGCCACCCGGCCGGAGCGGTTCGTGGAGCGGCTGGACGGGATGTTCGAGAAGCTGGCGAAGCTGAGCTGAGCTTGACCTGACCGCGGGGACACCTGCGGGGCATCTGCTTACCGGCCGAAGCGACCGAAGCGGCCGTCGGACTGAGGTCCGGCGGCCGCTTCGGCATTTTGTGGCGCCCCTGCTTGATGTGTGGGTGCGGTTTGTTGGTGGGTTTTAAGAGCTTTTTACGGCTTCGCCTAAGGTTTGGTGACCTCGCTGGGTGGCGCAGTTCGGTGGTGTGCCTGGGGACGCGTTGGCGGCTGGCGGTTGTTCGTGTGCACGACCGCGCACCGGTCCGAGTCACTGCGCACGCGTTAGGTAGGCGGGTGGCGGCCGCGTTTGGTGGGCACCTGAAGTCAAGGGCAGGGCCTCCGGCGGCGCCTGCGCGGCGAGCGGCCTCGCTCCGGGGATGGGGGGCCGCGCTGTCTGCTGCCGGTCGTTGCTTGTGGTCGCCTGTGTCCCGGGTTCCCCGTCGCGTCGTCGCCTGATGGAAGCAGACCGGTCCGGTGGTGTCCAGCCGCATCACACGCTGCTGTGGTCCGGTCTCGTCCGGCTGGACACCACCGGCCCGGTCAGCTTGGCTGCGCCCGCCGACGCGACGGGGAACCCGGGACAACCCCGGCCTGTGGGAACGGGTCCCCCACCCCCGGCACGACAACTCACCGACACCTGTGCCCCCCGAGTGGACCCCGTCCACACCACAGGCGGGGTTGTCCCGGATCCCTCGTCGCTGTCGGCGGTGCTTGCACAACCAGCCCGGACTGGCGGTGTCCAGCCGAACGCAACCCGACCACAGCAGCGTGCGATCCGGCTGGACACCGCCAGGCCGGGATGGTTCCCTCCGGGCGACGACAGCGACGAGGGATCCGGGACACGGCGACCAACATTCGGACCGCCGCCGAGGCGGGGGGTTGGGATCCCTCAGAGTCTCGAGGCCCCCGCCGGAGGCGCCTGCTCTTGATCTCAGGCACCCACCACGCCCCACGATCGCCGCCAACGCAACGCATGCGCAGTGACTCGGACCCGCGCGCGGTCGTGCACACGAACAACCGCCAGCCGCCAACGCAACCCGCGGGGCACCACCGAACTGCGTCCCCCAGCGAGGTCACCAAACCTTAGGCGAAGCCGTCAAAAAAGCCCTTGACTGTCAACCCACAAACAAACCGCACCCGCCACCAGCACCCACACATAGGTCAGCAGCGCCCATTTTGTTAGAGATGTTTCGCGTGAAACATCGCTACGGGTTCCAGGTCCGTCCGGTCAGCGCAGGTCGAAATCGTCGGCGCCGAACGCGTCGTATCCGAACCCCTCGGCCTCGACATCGCTGATCACCGCGTGTCCGCCGAACACCGCCACCTGGTTCACGGTCAGGAAGTGTGCCCCGAACCAGGTGGCGATGGGGATGTCCGTATCGTGCGAGCCGGTGCCCAGGCCGTCCCCGGTGAGCAGCAACGGGCCCTTCATCGCACCGATGTAGGCGCCGCCGGAGAGCGCGTCCGGCCAGTTCCCGCCGATGGCGATACCGGCGGCGGTGGCGGTCGGGAACAGCGTCGCGTTGTTCGCGATCGCCATGTCGGTGGCGTAGCGGTCGGCGCCGGCCAGCGGGGTGAAGCGGCCCGCGAGGCCGGGCATCGTGTTCAGGGCGGCGACGCCCTGGACGCCGACGCCGTAGACGGCGGTCGCGGCCGGGTTCACGCCGGCCAGATAGGTCCGGGTGGCGGTGGAAAGGGTCCTGTCGTCCGACAGCAGTACCACACCCCCGTTCGGGTCGCCGGCCGCCGCGGCCCCGGCGGCCAGTGCGTCGGGGTAGTTCTCGCCGGTCGCCACCAGGACGGTGTGCGGGTGCGGGGAGACGGCGCCGGCGATCGCGGTCGCGGTCCCGAACCGGTCCGCCCCGGCCAGCCGCTTAGGCGTCAGGCCCAGGGCCCGGATGCCGGCCTCGACCTGCGGCGACAGTGCCTGCGGACCGCCCAGCACATAGACGGTCGAGCCGGGGGCGAGGATCGCCTTGAGCTCGTGCGCGACGGCCGGGTCGAGCGCGGCGGTGCCGGTGAGCAGCAGCGGACCGTGCTTCTCGGCGGCGAGGGCGTTGCCGGGCAGGGCATCGGCGAAGGCGTCGGCACGGGAGATCACCGCGACCCGCGCCTGGCTGGTCCCGGCCCGACCCGGGTTGTACGCGGCGTCGGCGGCGGCCACCGCGGTCCCGACGCGGTCGGCCCCGGCCAGCCGGAGGACGACCCCGCGCGGGGTCTGGGGGATCGGCGCCGCGTGCCAAGCGGAGACCGACAGGCCGTCGGGGCTGTCGACGATCTTGACCGGCGCGGCGCTGCCGTCGGCGGCGACGGTCCAGATCTGGCCGCGCGCGGCCGCCCAGTTCGGCGCGGTCTGGGCCAGCAGGTCGTAGGCGACGTCCCGGCCGTCCGGCGACCACGCGGCGCCGCCGAGCGAGCCTTGCTGGGTCGGCACCGGGACCAGGATCCGCGGCGTCCCGGACGCGTCGGCGTTGTAGACCACGAGGTTGCGGCCGGTGCCGCTGTCTTCCGTAACGACGACTTTGGTGCCGTCCGCGGAGAAGGCCGCTTCGTCGGCGCTGGCGTTGTGGTCGGAGAGCAGGCGCGGCGTCGCCGATCCCGAAGCGAGGGTGGAGACCGAGGCGGTCGGACCTTCGCCGGAACCCAGCAGCAGCGTGCCGGTCGAGGCTACCGCGAGAAGGCTGTATCCGGCGGGAATGCCGGTCACGGGAGCCCGTCCCGAGCCGTCGGCGCGGACGCTCCACGCCGTCGGCTGCGCGCCGGCCTTCGACCGCTGGTTGAAGTAGAGGGTCCTGCCGTCCGGCGACCATCCGACCGGGTAGGTCACAGCGCTGGGGCCATGCGCGATGATCCGGGTCCGTGAAAGGTCGGCGGTGCCGATCCGCAAGAAGTCGGAGTCACATCCGAGGGCGGCCTGCGTCCCGTCCGGGGAGTAGACGACGACTGCGGGGGCTTCATAGACCATTGAGTCGCCGCAGGCGTGCCAGTCGGCGAACTGGCGATCCCCCGAGCCGTCCTGGTTGACGGCCATAGTGGTGGCCCGGCCGCCGAACCCCATGGGCCGCTCATTGAAGATGATCGGCCCGTTCACCGGCGTGCTGCTCGCCGTGGCCGCAGCGACGGCGGTCGTGGCGTGCACCGGGCCGGCGGCGCCCACCGCCGCGCCGAGCGGCGCGAGCGTGCCGACAGTCAGAACCGCCGCCATGGACAGCCGTCGTGCAGACCTTCTGTAGACACGGGTCATTTCCGCGCCCCTCCCCTGAGTACACCCAGGCACTGAACCCGACAGAGGACTGATGCTAAGCGCGGGTGATCCATATTCTGCCACGTTCCAAGCGCAGACGATCTACGTCTTTGGCTCCGGATGACGTCGTGTGGTGCCACGAGCCGCCGCGTGGCACCACTGCTGACCAGCGAGAGCGCTAAGAGTGAGCCAAGATGGCTTGCGATGGCACCACTTTGGTGCCAAAGTAGAGCCATGGAACTCACCCCCTACGTCGAAGCCCTCCGCCGGGAGCTGACGACCGCGGCCGAGGTCGGTGGCGACGCAGCCCGGGCTCTCGCCGACCGGCTGCTGCCCCCGCTTGATGCGGCGGTGCGGCTCACCCTGTTGGAGGCGCTGTCGGCGGCGGCCGACGAGATCTCCGCGGAGCTTGCTCCGGGTTCCGTGGACGTGCGGCTGCGCGGCGGGGACGCCAAGTTCGTCGTGACGCCGCCGCCCGCTCCGGCGCCTCCCGCCGACGACGGCTTCGGCTCCAGCTCCGCGCCCGGGGATGTGCGCTTCCCGGTCGGGGAGGGCGACGACGCCACCATGGTGCGGATCAACCTGCGGCTGTCGTCCAGCCTCAAGGCCATGATCGAGGACGCCGCCGCGGGGTCCGGGCTGTCCGTCAATGCCTGGATCGTCCGGGCCGCAGCCGCCGGGCTGGCCAACGAGGGTCGGCGCTCCGGGCGGTCCGGATCGTCGCCGAAGTCCGACCGGATTGTCGGCGAGAGCTACACCGGCTGGGCCCGCTGACTTCCCAGCCTCGGTTCACAGCGATTCAGCGCAACCCGTTCAGAGCA contains:
- a CDS encoding cell wall-binding repeat-containing protein yields the protein MTRVYRRSARRLSMAAVLTVGTLAPLGAAVGAAGPVHATTAVAAATASSTPVNGPIIFNERPMGFGGRATTMAVNQDGSGDRQFADWHACGDSMVYEAPAVVVYSPDGTQAALGCDSDFLRIGTADLSRTRIIAHGPSAVTYPVGWSPDGRTLYFNQRSKAGAQPTAWSVRADGSGRAPVTGIPAGYSLLAVASTGTLLLGSGEGPTASVSTLASGSATPRLLSDHNASADEAAFSADGTKVVVTEDSGTGRNLVVYNADASGTPRILVPVPTQQGSLGGAAWSPDGRDVAYDLLAQTAPNWAAARGQIWTVAADGSAAPVKIVDSPDGLSVSAWHAAPIPQTPRGVVLRLAGADRVGTAVAAADAAYNPGRAGTSQARVAVISRADAFADALPGNALAAEKHGPLLLTGTAALDPAVAHELKAILAPGSTVYVLGGPQALSPQVEAGIRALGLTPKRLAGADRFGTATAIAGAVSPHPHTVLVATGENYPDALAAGAAAAGDPNGGVVLLSDDRTLSTATRTYLAGVNPAATAVYGVGVQGVAALNTMPGLAGRFTPLAGADRYATDMAIANNATLFPTATAAGIAIGGNWPDALSGGAYIGAMKGPLLLTGDGLGTGSHDTDIPIATWFGAHFLTVNQVAVFGGHAVISDVEAEGFGYDAFGADDFDLR
- a CDS encoding DUF1778 domain-containing protein — its product is MELTPYVEALRRELTTAAEVGGDAARALADRLLPPLDAAVRLTLLEALSAAADEISAELAPGSVDVRLRGGDAKFVVTPPPAPAPPADDGFGSSSAPGDVRFPVGEGDDATMVRINLRLSSSLKAMIEDAAAGSGLSVNAWIVRAAAAGLANEGRRSGRSGSSPKSDRIVGESYTGWAR